The Borrelia hispanica CRI genome has a window encoding:
- a CDS encoding lactate permease LctP family transporter, with protein sequence MNLYNFIKAVIPIIIIIIGLGIIKKPAYYVIPICLIVTIAIVLFDKNLGISNTSLAILEGTIMGIWPIIIVIVAAIFTYKMAESQNDMQIIKAMLSNVSSDRRIIILLVTWGFGNFLEGVAGYGTAVAIPVSILIAMGFEPFFACLLCLIMDTSSTAYGSVGIPIISLAQATELDVKMLSYDTSLQLIIPTLLIPFILVILVGGGIKSLKGGMFVLTLLSGASIAISQVYVSKILGPELPAIIGSIPVMAIIIIYAKFFDKENKTYNKIKISKMQGFLACMPYILIVSLIIIVSPLFHSINKYLSNFKTILEIYPGANPLQFKWLTSPGPLIILATIISYSMRGVPILEQLKTFLLTIKKLALSSFVIICIVSISRLMTHSGMIKDLADGISTLTGTLYPLFSPLIGALGTFLTGSDTVSNVLFGPLQTQIATNLDINPYWLSAANTTGATGGKMISPQNITIATTTAGLIGQEGKLLSKTIIYAIGYILISGILVYFLL encoded by the coding sequence ATGAATTTATATAATTTCATTAAAGCAGTAATTCCAATTATAATAATTATTATTGGACTTGGAATAATAAAAAAACCAGCTTACTATGTCATACCAATATGTTTAATAGTTACTATTGCAATAGTTTTATTTGATAAAAACCTAGGAATAAGCAATACAAGTCTTGCAATCCTTGAAGGAACAATAATGGGAATATGGCCAATAATTATTGTAATAGTAGCTGCTATTTTTACATATAAAATGGCTGAAAGCCAAAATGACATGCAAATCATAAAAGCAATGTTATCAAACGTATCTTCTGATAGGCGAATAATCATTTTGCTAGTAACATGGGGATTTGGTAACTTCTTGGAAGGAGTTGCAGGATATGGAACTGCTGTTGCAATTCCTGTATCAATACTAATAGCAATGGGATTTGAACCATTTTTTGCATGTCTTTTATGTTTAATCATGGATACATCTTCAACTGCCTATGGTTCGGTAGGAATTCCTATAATATCTCTAGCACAAGCAACAGAATTAGACGTTAAAATGTTATCTTATGACACCTCTTTACAACTAATAATTCCAACACTTTTGATACCATTTATATTGGTTATTCTTGTAGGCGGCGGAATTAAAAGCCTTAAAGGAGGAATGTTTGTACTTACACTACTATCAGGGGCATCTATTGCAATATCACAAGTTTATGTTTCAAAAATATTAGGACCAGAACTTCCTGCAATAATTGGAAGCATACCAGTAATGGCAATAATAATAATCTATGCAAAATTTTTTGACAAAGAAAATAAAACTTACAACAAAATAAAAATATCAAAAATGCAAGGATTCCTTGCCTGCATGCCCTATATTTTAATAGTTTCACTTATAATAATTGTTTCCCCACTGTTTCACTCAATAAATAAATATTTATCAAACTTTAAAACAATTCTCGAAATTTATCCAGGAGCAAATCCACTACAATTTAAATGGCTAACTTCACCAGGACCTCTAATTATTCTTGCAACCATAATATCTTATTCTATGAGAGGTGTTCCTATACTTGAGCAACTAAAAACATTCCTCCTTACAATAAAAAAACTAGCATTGTCTTCATTTGTAATTATCTGCATAGTATCAATATCAAGATTAATGACACATAGTGGAATGATCAAAGACCTTGCAGATGGTATCTCAACATTAACAGGCACATTATATCCACTATTTAGCCCATTAATTGGCGCTCTGGGAACTTTTTTAACAGGAAGCGATACTGTTTCAAATGTTTTATTTGGACCTTTGCAAACACAAATTGCAACAAACCTTGATATTAATCCATATTGGCTATCAGCTGCAAATACAACAGGAGCAACAGGAGGAAAAATGATTTCTCCTCAAAACATAACAATCGCAACAACGACTGCAGGACTTATTGGACAAGAAGGGAAATTATTATCTAAAACCATTATATATGCTATTGGATACATTTTAATATCAGGAATTCTGGTTTACTTCTTATTATAA
- a CDS encoding chemotaxis protein CheD (catalyzes the conversion of glutamine residues to glutamate on methyl-accepting chemotaxis receptors), whose translation MLNHFNFKLKRDVTIIVPGEAFVSNDRVISTILGSCVSVVLYDEFRKLIGLNHYVLVKSDLVVDDLKKGRYGVYAIPMLIDAMIENGASKSNLKAKLFGGANFIAKGTVKVGVENSSFALSELDKHGIPILARDVGHSKSRKIFVYPENFRVVVEYPDGAKIF comes from the coding sequence ATGTTAAATCATTTTAATTTTAAATTAAAGAGAGATGTTACGATAATCGTACCGGGTGAGGCTTTTGTATCAAATGATAGGGTTATATCTACAATACTTGGGTCTTGTGTTTCTGTTGTCCTTTATGATGAATTTCGTAAGCTTATAGGGTTAAATCATTATGTACTAGTGAAATCCGATTTAGTGGTAGATGATCTTAAAAAGGGTAGGTATGGTGTTTATGCTATTCCTATGTTAATTGATGCTATGATAGAGAATGGTGCATCAAAAAGCAATCTTAAAGCTAAGCTTTTTGGAGGTGCAAATTTTATAGCCAAGGGGACAGTAAAGGTGGGTGTTGAAAATTCGTCATTTGCACTTAGTGAATTAGATAAGCATGGTATTCCAATTTTGGCTAGAGATGTGGGGCATTCTAAGTCCAGAAAGATTTTTGTTTACCCTGAGAATTTTAGGGTTGTTGTTGAATATCCAGATGGTGCTAAAATTTTTTAA
- the pepD gene encoding beta-Ala-His dipeptidase yields MENIVIHYFKQISQIPRCSKNLKGISNFIKKEAKKFRFSFKEDNVGNIVVKIKANECDNVLPVILQAHTDMVCEKNESVVHDFEKDPIKIIEDDGYFFASGTTLGADNGIGVAIMLAIMSESSAFKHPALELLFTVDEEIGLIGAIGLDPNLCSGKMLINLDGEEEGYFLIGCAGSRLVHINFEPRYRKSRKKTCVEILFTGLQGGHSGVDIHVDFANSLKLIFFALNLLGEKISFEIGHISGGCKSNAIPREAKALILIEDEDYALLERELDLFKCHVQEMHNLDVGFEIVLDRVDFSGDVLDDIDQGKLLDMGMAFFHGVQKVEDYDEKLVRTSLNFASLLKVGDEYQFVFTIRSLLDIEKEYICCHLKAISKLAGANFKIIYDYSSWQPSKHSELLSHLKNVYKDMYLHEAKTVMVHAGLETGIISAKFGEIDAVTIGPWINYPHTPRERVDIASVVRVYDFLKKSLETL; encoded by the coding sequence ATGGAAAATATTGTAATACATTATTTTAAACAGATATCTCAAATTCCTCGATGTTCAAAGAATTTGAAAGGTATTAGTAATTTTATTAAAAAAGAAGCCAAAAAATTTAGATTTTCTTTTAAAGAAGACAATGTTGGAAATATTGTGGTTAAGATTAAGGCTAATGAATGTGATAATGTTTTGCCAGTGATTTTACAAGCTCATACAGATATGGTTTGTGAAAAAAATGAATCTGTTGTACATGATTTTGAAAAAGATCCTATAAAGATCATAGAGGATGATGGATATTTTTTTGCATCAGGTACTACTCTTGGTGCTGATAATGGAATTGGGGTTGCAATTATGCTTGCCATTATGAGTGAGTCTTCTGCTTTTAAACATCCTGCTTTAGAACTTCTCTTTACTGTTGATGAGGAGATAGGATTAATAGGAGCTATTGGACTTGATCCTAATTTATGTAGTGGTAAGATGTTAATTAATCTTGATGGAGAAGAAGAAGGCTATTTTTTGATTGGTTGTGCTGGTTCTAGGCTTGTTCATATTAATTTTGAGCCACGATATAGAAAATCTAGAAAAAAAACATGTGTTGAAATTTTATTTACAGGACTTCAAGGCGGTCATTCTGGTGTAGATATTCATGTTGATTTTGCTAATTCTTTAAAGTTGATTTTTTTTGCATTAAATTTACTTGGAGAAAAAATATCGTTTGAGATTGGACACATATCTGGTGGATGTAAAAGCAATGCCATTCCTAGAGAGGCAAAGGCATTGATACTGATTGAAGATGAAGATTATGCTTTATTAGAGAGAGAATTAGACTTGTTTAAGTGTCATGTTCAGGAGATGCATAATCTTGATGTTGGTTTTGAGATTGTTTTAGATAGAGTGGATTTTTCTGGTGATGTTTTAGATGACATAGATCAGGGTAAACTTTTAGATATGGGAATGGCGTTTTTTCATGGAGTTCAAAAGGTTGAAGATTATGATGAAAAACTTGTTAGAACATCTTTAAATTTTGCTAGTCTGTTGAAAGTTGGGGATGAATATCAGTTTGTGTTTACAATAAGATCTTTATTAGATATTGAAAAGGAATATATTTGTTGTCATTTAAAAGCTATTAGTAAGCTTGCAGGTGCTAATTTTAAAATAATTTATGATTATTCTTCTTGGCAACCATCGAAGCATAGTGAACTTCTAAGTCATTTGAAAAATGTATATAAAGATATGTATTTGCATGAGGCTAAGACGGTAATGGTTCATGCTGGTCTTGAGACAGGAATAATATCTGCAAAATTTGGAGAAATAGATGCGGTTACAATTGGGCCTTGGATCAATTATCCTCATACACCAAGGGAACGTGTTGATATTGCTTCAGTTGTTAGAGTTTATGATTTTTTAAAGAAAAGCTTGGAAACTTTGTAA
- the tig gene encoding trigger factor: MILTSNVKLMPGSKVEAVIQISKEFVKAKYNEILKDYSSRLKVKGFRTGKVPFSIIEGKYSDNIRALAIENLIHKSLEEFFENAIYKPLSYAVPKILDEKLEINFDKDFEFTFVYESYPEFEIFDISNFKVEIPEVVISDSDIENELKLLQFENSIIVEDTGSVKVGSIVRVDFVELDDSLNEILATKRQDFVLTVGGESDNYYGFDDDIIGMKKDEEKIVEKNYGIDYKFSELVNTSKRLKICVKNIKRRDIPELDDAFAKDVKDSLNTLEELRDYVRENMLRVVQEKTNSLKLSKLLSSIAEKVNIDVPSAMFEAELKNVINEFSHQNKINITQLQNSSAGLEGVSDVFKENVLNKLKSKLVFQKIVDNDSSEVTELDLENEFIKQSQNLKMALQDVKKFYKEKNLFGLLKNEIKRQKVKEKILQDLEEIKLEKVSFRDFVNYGTGE, from the coding sequence GTGATATTAACTAGTAATGTGAAATTAATGCCTGGTTCTAAAGTTGAAGCTGTTATTCAAATTTCAAAAGAATTTGTTAAGGCAAAATATAATGAAATCTTGAAAGATTATTCTTCTCGTCTTAAAGTTAAAGGATTTCGGACTGGTAAAGTTCCTTTTAGCATTATTGAAGGTAAATATTCTGACAATATTAGGGCTCTTGCTATAGAGAATCTAATTCATAAATCTTTGGAAGAATTCTTTGAAAATGCAATTTATAAGCCATTAAGTTATGCTGTTCCTAAAATATTAGATGAAAAATTGGAAATAAATTTTGATAAAGATTTTGAATTTACTTTTGTTTATGAATCTTATCCTGAATTTGAAATTTTTGATATTTCAAATTTTAAGGTGGAAATTCCAGAAGTTGTTATTTCTGATTCTGATATAGAAAATGAGCTTAAGTTGTTACAATTTGAAAATTCAATAATTGTTGAGGATACCGGTAGTGTTAAAGTAGGTAGTATTGTTAGAGTAGATTTTGTGGAACTTGATGATTCTTTAAATGAGATTTTAGCAACTAAAAGACAAGATTTTGTTCTTACCGTTGGTGGTGAATCTGATAATTATTATGGATTTGATGATGATATTATTGGGATGAAAAAAGATGAAGAGAAAATAGTGGAAAAAAATTATGGTATAGATTATAAGTTTAGTGAACTTGTTAATACTTCTAAGAGATTGAAGATATGCGTTAAGAATATAAAGAGACGTGATATTCCTGAGCTTGATGATGCTTTTGCAAAAGATGTTAAAGATAGTCTGAATACTTTGGAAGAGCTTAGGGATTATGTAAGAGAAAATATGTTAAGAGTTGTTCAGGAGAAGACCAATTCTCTCAAGCTTTCAAAGTTATTATCTAGTATTGCAGAAAAAGTAAATATAGATGTACCGTCTGCTATGTTTGAAGCTGAATTAAAAAATGTTATTAATGAATTTTCACATCAAAATAAGATTAACATTACTCAGTTGCAAAATTCTTCTGCAGGTTTAGAGGGTGTTAGTGATGTTTTTAAGGAAAATGTACTTAATAAATTAAAATCTAAATTAGTTTTTCAAAAAATTGTAGATAATGATTCAAGCGAAGTTACGGAGCTTGATTTAGAGAATGAATTTATTAAGCAGTCTCAAAATTTAAAAATGGCTCTTCAGGATGTTAAGAAATTTTATAAAGAAAAAAATTTATTTGGACTTTTAAAGAATGAAATTAAGAGACAAAAGGTTAAAGAGAAAATTTTACAAGATTTGGAAGAAATTAAACTTGAAAAAGTTTCCTTTAGAGATTTTGTTAATTATGGAACAGGTGAATAA
- the clpP gene encoding ATP-dependent Clp endopeptidase proteolytic subunit ClpP, translating into MHNLVPTVVEHTGNYERVFDIYSRLLRDRIIFLSGEINDLRADTVIAQLLFLESEDSKKDIYLYINSPGGSITAGLAIYDTMQYIKPDVRTICIGQAASMAAFLLAGGSVGKRESLSYSRIMIHQPWGGIGGQASDISIQANEIIRLKRLIIDIMSEKIGVSKEKLALDIERDYFMTPEDALNYGIIDSILVRN; encoded by the coding sequence ATGCATAATTTAGTGCCTACTGTTGTAGAGCATACTGGAAATTATGAACGTGTGTTTGATATATATTCAAGATTACTACGAGATAGAATAATTTTTTTGAGTGGTGAGATTAATGATTTAAGAGCAGATACAGTCATTGCTCAACTTTTATTTTTGGAATCTGAAGACTCTAAAAAGGATATATATCTTTATATAAATTCTCCAGGAGGTAGTATTACTGCAGGACTTGCAATTTATGATACTATGCAGTATATCAAGCCAGATGTGAGGACTATTTGCATTGGTCAAGCGGCTTCAATGGCTGCATTTTTACTTGCGGGAGGTTCTGTAGGTAAGAGAGAGTCTTTGTCTTATTCAAGGATAATGATTCATCAACCTTGGGGTGGAATAGGTGGCCAAGCTAGTGACATTAGTATACAAGCTAATGAAATTATAAGACTTAAGAGGTTAATAATAGATATTATGTCTGAAAAAATAGGAGTTTCTAAGGAAAAATTAGCTCTTGATATTGAGAGAGATTATTTTATGACACCAGAAGATGCTTTGAATTATGGAATCATTGATAGCATTTTGGTGAGGAATTAG
- the clpX gene encoding ATP-dependent protease ATP-binding subunit ClpX, which produces MARSKSQKIEGCSFCGRTRAEAEGKIISAKSVAICFECSKICHNLFKEESDKPASNKAPRGLPTPKQLKSHLDKYIIGQEDAKKVLSVAVYNHYKRIFKGSKRETGVELEKSNVLLVGPTGSGKTLLAKKLAAEMNVPFAIADATTLTEAGYVGEDVENILLKLIHAANGDVSFAERGIIYIDEIDKIAKKGENISITRDVSGEGVQQSLLKIIEGTIANVPPRGGRKHPYEETIAINTQDILFICGGAFVGLENIIKKRINKSFIGFSSSSRKDTGGDNSLKYLEMEDLIKFGLIPEFVGRLPVHSYLDKLEKKDLMKILVEPENSIVRQYYHMFKMDNVDLLFEKDALDAIAEEAMLKNTGARGLRSILEELLKDVMFEIPSSKQIKKVIVTKDSVLNANIEPLILTGRHVNKPWAKELYEINSKSN; this is translated from the coding sequence ATGGCAAGAAGTAAAAGTCAAAAAATTGAAGGGTGTTCTTTTTGTGGTCGTACTAGAGCTGAGGCTGAAGGTAAGATTATTTCAGCAAAGTCTGTTGCGATTTGTTTTGAATGTTCTAAAATATGTCATAATCTTTTTAAAGAAGAGTCAGACAAACCAGCAAGTAATAAGGCTCCAAGAGGGCTTCCAACTCCTAAGCAGCTTAAGAGTCATTTAGATAAGTATATTATTGGGCAAGAAGATGCAAAGAAAGTATTATCTGTTGCTGTTTATAATCATTATAAAAGGATCTTTAAGGGAAGTAAGCGAGAGACTGGGGTTGAACTTGAGAAATCTAATGTACTCCTTGTAGGGCCTACTGGTAGTGGTAAGACATTGCTTGCAAAAAAATTGGCAGCTGAGATGAATGTTCCATTTGCAATTGCTGATGCTACAACTCTTACTGAAGCTGGATATGTGGGAGAGGATGTCGAGAATATTTTGCTTAAGCTAATTCATGCTGCTAATGGAGATGTGAGTTTTGCAGAAAGAGGTATCATTTATATAGATGAGATAGATAAGATTGCAAAAAAAGGTGAGAATATTTCAATTACAAGAGATGTATCTGGAGAGGGTGTTCAACAGTCTTTACTCAAGATAATTGAAGGTACTATTGCAAATGTTCCACCAAGAGGTGGTAGAAAACATCCTTATGAGGAAACTATTGCAATTAATACTCAAGATATACTATTTATATGTGGTGGAGCTTTTGTTGGACTTGAAAATATTATTAAAAAAAGAATTAACAAAAGTTTTATTGGTTTTTCATCTTCTAGTCGCAAGGATACAGGTGGAGATAATTCTTTAAAATATTTAGAAATGGAAGATTTGATTAAATTTGGCCTTATTCCAGAATTTGTAGGTAGACTTCCTGTGCATTCTTATCTTGATAAATTAGAAAAAAAAGATTTGATGAAAATATTAGTTGAACCTGAAAATTCTATTGTAAGGCAATACTATCATATGTTTAAGATGGATAATGTTGATCTTTTATTTGAAAAGGATGCGCTTGATGCAATTGCAGAAGAAGCTATGCTTAAAAATACAGGTGCTAGGGGCTTACGCTCTATTTTAGAAGAACTACTTAAAGATGTGATGTTTGAAATTCCTTCCAGTAAGCAAATTAAAAAAGTTATTGTGACTAAAGATTCTGTTTTAAATGCTAACATTGAGCCCTTAATTTTAACGGGAAGGCATGTTAATAAGCCTTGGGCAAAAGAACTTTATGAAATCAATTCTAAATCTAATTAA
- the lon gene encoding endopeptidase La produces MKSILNLINAKKDDLPIILVKDNVFFPNVALWVSLDDSASINAIYQSMLEDRLILFFCIKDLESVSANTKINVDNLYSIGTYSKIIQVIKVTETLVKILVDFHDRVVLKSILKRNDYFRARVDFISDKCEFNDELFTYAKFLRETYDTYKSYLPSTTSKDDENVNFFDSPAKFVDVIASNVSLEYKVKVELLQELNVKARIEKLIMNLNIETELLMLKKDIKSKVKSKLDKGQRDYFLTEQVKEIQKRLGKDETDYLERLNVKDIPQDIKSRIEKEISRLTRTNANSPDANIVRNYIELLLELPWNENTVMENSLKEIEIILKNSHYGMNEAKEKIMNFLAVYHINSKVQAPILCLVGPPGTGKTSVALSIAKSLSREFAKISLGGLRDETEIRGHRRSYVGALPGVFINAIKVAGKSNPVVLLDEIDKINSTYKGNPEAALLEVLDSEQNTRFVDHYLEIPYDLSNVLFVATANSINEISRPLLDRMEIIKIEGYSCVEKLEIAKSFLIPNIIKESCLSKVYIRIEDDVILHIIRNYTMESGVRNLKRVLTNLFRTLLRELLYSYSKEDIIEGNFYFPSSLIHGNNLLFTHDPDIRGIYRIINMHNFHFYVNCECRFNLMRIDSSGFVYGLAWTNYGGAVLPVEAIKFDKKGDIILTGSLGAVMKESAQLAYSVVKTYSSKFNLDINEIPEIHLHFPEGAIPKDGPSAGITIATAIASVLSDKKVPLDVAMTGEVTLKGSVLSVGGIKEKVLAAYRNGINKIILPRDNEKDYVKLPEDIRDNIDVKYVSHLKEVFDYLNII; encoded by the coding sequence ATGAAATCAATTCTAAATCTAATTAACGCTAAAAAAGATGATCTTCCCATTATTCTTGTAAAAGACAATGTTTTTTTTCCCAATGTGGCTTTGTGGGTTAGTCTTGATGATAGTGCTTCGATTAATGCCATATATCAGTCTATGTTAGAAGACAGGTTGATTTTATTTTTTTGTATTAAGGATCTTGAGTCTGTTTCGGCTAATACTAAGATTAATGTAGATAATTTATATTCTATTGGTACTTATTCAAAGATTATTCAGGTTATAAAAGTTACTGAGACTTTGGTAAAAATTTTAGTTGATTTCCATGATAGAGTTGTTCTTAAGAGTATTTTAAAGAGAAATGATTATTTTAGAGCAAGAGTTGATTTTATATCTGATAAATGTGAATTTAATGATGAACTTTTTACTTATGCTAAATTTTTAAGAGAAACTTATGATACTTATAAATCTTATTTGCCTTCTACAACATCAAAAGATGATGAGAATGTCAATTTTTTTGATAGTCCTGCTAAGTTTGTTGATGTTATAGCTTCTAATGTCAGTTTGGAATATAAAGTTAAAGTGGAACTTTTACAAGAGTTAAATGTTAAGGCTAGAATAGAAAAGTTAATCATGAATTTAAATATTGAGACTGAGCTTTTAATGCTTAAGAAAGATATTAAGAGTAAAGTTAAATCTAAGCTTGATAAAGGACAAAGAGATTATTTTTTGACTGAACAAGTTAAGGAGATTCAAAAAAGATTAGGTAAAGACGAGACTGACTATCTTGAAAGATTGAATGTAAAAGATATTCCTCAAGATATTAAATCTAGAATTGAAAAAGAAATATCTAGATTGACTCGTACAAATGCAAATTCACCAGATGCTAATATTGTTAGGAATTATATTGAATTATTGCTTGAGTTGCCCTGGAATGAAAATACTGTGATGGAGAATTCTTTAAAAGAAATTGAGATTATTTTAAAAAATTCTCATTATGGTATGAATGAGGCTAAAGAGAAAATAATGAACTTTTTAGCCGTTTATCATATTAATTCTAAAGTCCAGGCTCCTATTTTGTGTCTTGTAGGGCCACCTGGAACCGGAAAAACTTCAGTTGCCTTATCTATTGCTAAATCTCTCTCTAGAGAATTTGCAAAAATTTCGCTTGGTGGGCTTAGAGATGAGACAGAAATTAGAGGACATCGTAGGTCTTATGTTGGGGCTCTTCCTGGAGTTTTTATTAATGCAATCAAAGTTGCAGGTAAATCTAATCCTGTTGTTCTTCTTGATGAGATAGATAAAATTAATAGTACTTATAAAGGGAATCCAGAAGCTGCTCTTTTAGAAGTTTTAGATTCCGAACAAAATACCAGGTTTGTTGATCATTATTTAGAGATTCCTTATGATCTCTCTAATGTGTTGTTTGTGGCAACAGCTAATTCGATAAATGAAATTTCTAGGCCTCTTCTTGATAGAATGGAGATTATCAAGATAGAAGGGTATTCTTGTGTTGAAAAGTTAGAAATTGCAAAGAGTTTTTTGATACCAAATATTATTAAGGAGAGTTGTCTAAGTAAAGTTTATATTAGAATAGAAGATGATGTTATTTTACATATAATTAGAAACTATACTATGGAATCTGGAGTGAGAAATTTAAAAAGAGTATTGACCAATTTGTTTAGAACGCTTTTAAGGGAATTGCTTTATAGTTATTCAAAGGAAGATATTATTGAAGGAAATTTTTATTTTCCAAGTTCCTTGATACATGGTAATAATTTACTCTTTACTCATGATCCTGATATTCGTGGTATTTATAGGATAATTAATATGCATAATTTTCATTTTTATGTGAATTGTGAATGTAGGTTTAATTTGATGCGAATTGATTCTTCTGGGTTTGTTTATGGTCTTGCTTGGACAAATTATGGAGGTGCTGTACTTCCTGTTGAAGCTATTAAGTTTGATAAGAAAGGAGACATTATTTTAACAGGTAGTCTTGGAGCTGTTATGAAAGAAAGTGCGCAATTGGCATATTCTGTTGTTAAAACTTATTCTTCAAAATTTAATTTGGACATAAATGAAATTCCAGAAATTCATCTTCATTTCCCAGAGGGAGCTATACCAAAAGATGGACCTTCTGCTGGGATTACTATTGCAACAGCTATTGCTTCTGTTTTATCTGATAAGAAAGTACCTTTGGATGTTGCTATGACTGGGGAAGTTACTCTTAAAGGTTCGGTTCTTTCTGTTGGAGGTATTAAAGAAAAAGTTCTTGCGGCTTATAGGAATGGTATAAATAAAATTATTCTTCCAAGAGATAATGAAAAAGATTATGTTAAACTTCCAGAAGATATTAGAGATAATATTGATGTTAAGTATGTTTCTCATTTAAAAGAAGTATTTGATTATTTAAACATTATTTAA
- the rpsD gene encoding 30S ribosomal protein S4 yields MNRKSIAKGKLVRRFGVNIFEQPKYDKLLKKKPNPPGMHGRSRRTKVTEYGKQLIEKQKVKFTYGVSETQLTNIFKEARRQQGVTGDNLLALLERRIDNIVYRAGFAISRAHARQIVSHGIIILNGRRVTIPSIILRANDIIQVKEKDSLKKLVRSNIEKTSTLRKLPDWIEVNADALNVKILRIPSRDEIPTLANEQMIVEYYSKRA; encoded by the coding sequence ATGAACAGAAAAAGTATAGCTAAAGGAAAATTGGTTAGACGATTTGGGGTTAATATCTTTGAACAGCCAAAATATGACAAATTACTTAAAAAAAAACCCAATCCACCTGGAATGCATGGAAGATCTAGACGAACTAAAGTTACAGAATATGGAAAGCAATTAATAGAAAAACAAAAGGTAAAATTTACTTATGGTGTTAGTGAAACGCAACTCACTAATATTTTTAAAGAAGCAAGAAGACAACAAGGAGTCACTGGTGATAATCTCTTAGCATTACTTGAGAGAAGAATTGACAATATTGTTTATCGAGCTGGATTTGCCATTTCAAGAGCTCATGCAAGACAAATAGTTTCACATGGCATTATTATACTTAATGGAAGAAGAGTTACAATCCCATCCATTATTTTAAGAGCAAACGATATAATACAAGTAAAGGAAAAAGATAGCTTAAAAAAATTAGTTAGATCTAATATAGAAAAAACATCTACCCTTAGAAAATTACCAGATTGGATAGAAGTAAATGCTGACGCACTCAACGTCAAAATACTGCGAATACCATCAAGAGATGAAATACCTACTCTTGCAAATGAACAAATGATCGTAGAATATTATTCTAAGAGAGCGTAG